The following coding sequences lie in one Niabella agricola genomic window:
- a CDS encoding ferredoxin--NADP reductase, whose product MSLTWLTGTVVDIIDETYNTKRYFIRVDATDHFDFTAGQFVTLDLPIHEKPNKRWRSYSIASAPDGTAVYELLIVLVEDGLGTPYMFENWEVGSKVTFRGPLGVFTLKEEQLQHDLFLVCTGTGIAPFRSMLHTLVRENIPHKDIYLIYGCRTRQDLLYYEEMKNLGLEDFHYIPTLSREEWEGKKGYVHAIYEEHAAGKADANFFLCGWKNMIDEARQRIIQMGFDKKAVHFELYG is encoded by the coding sequence ATGTCCCTCACTTGGCTTACAGGAACGGTTGTAGACATAATCGATGAAACCTATAATACCAAGCGGTATTTTATACGGGTAGATGCCACCGATCACTTCGATTTTACGGCCGGTCAGTTTGTGACACTGGATCTTCCCATTCATGAGAAGCCCAATAAACGCTGGCGCAGTTACTCCATTGCCAGCGCTCCCGATGGAACGGCGGTATATGAGCTGCTGATTGTACTGGTAGAGGACGGCCTGGGCACCCCGTATATGTTTGAAAACTGGGAAGTAGGCAGTAAAGTTACCTTTCGTGGCCCGCTGGGTGTGTTTACGTTAAAGGAGGAGCAGTTACAGCACGATCTGTTCCTGGTATGCACCGGTACGGGTATTGCCCCTTTTCGCAGCATGTTGCACACGCTGGTACGCGAAAACATTCCACATAAGGACATTTATCTTATTTATGGCTGCCGCACCCGGCAGGATCTGTTGTATTATGAAGAGATGAAAAACCTGGGCCTGGAAGATTTTCATTATATCCCTACGCTTTCACGCGAGGAGTGGGAGGGAAAAAAAGGGTATGTGCATGCGATTTATGAGGAACATGCTGCGGGAAAAGCGGATGCCAATTTTTTTCTTTGCGGCTGGAAAAACATGATCGACGAGGCCCGTCAGCGGATTATACAAATGGGATTTGATAAAAAAGCGGTGCATTTTGAGCTGTATGGATAG
- the mfd gene encoding transcription-repair coupling factor, which translates to MLKNFYSDDPRCLQLAKDLSLLQPAQLALSGVHGSASQFIVGACMAQTPALNHLVILNEPEDAAYFQNSLENITGALDIFYFPSSFKTTKNYRLLNASHVMLRTEALTKLAGGGNKKVLVTYADAIFEKVVISSTLAENIIHLKTADPLNVEELLLKLDRYGFQRSDFVYEPGQFALRGGILDIYSYGNDKPYRIELFGNDIDSIRIIDPETQLSERKLLQVSIIPNVDTQFAKEEHVSLFDFLPENTAVWVQDASLCRERLKDNAAELAHFLELQETGNERQEELREDKLIKKNVSSSDFITAQDFETALAARPVVHLEQLPASVTREYAFNTREQPAFNRQFELLIKDLKAHEAKGFALYIFSENPKQLQRLQSIFDDQDASLVFNPVSAAIHLGFTDEDLKILCYTDHEIFQRYHKYRVKQAYNKNKAITLRTLRELQPGDFVTHIDHGVGVYSGLQKMDVNGKTQEAVRIIYKDKDVLYVNINSLHKISKYTGKDGSVPKVNKLGSDAWTRLKEKTKARVKEIAFDLIKLYAQRKAQKGFAHTPDNYLQTELEASFIYEDTPDQSKASADVKKDMESESPMDRLVCGDVGFGKTEIAIRAAFKTCVDGKQAAVLVPTTILAFQHYKTFSDRLKEFPVTVDYLNRFKSAKEKKETLKKLEEGKIDILVGTHGLLGKEVKFKDLGILVIDEEQKFGVAHKEKIKVLRNTVDCLTLTATPIPRTLQFSLMGARDLSIINTPPPNRQPIQTEVLVYNEDAIRDAIYFETERGGQVFFIHNRVAGLSEMATLIQGLCPDLSISYAHGQMEGAKLEEKILDFIDHRYDVLVCTNIVESGVDIPNVNTIIINNAHHFGLSDLHQLRGRVGRSNKKAFCYLLAPPMSTLPADSRKRLQTLEQHSELGSGFQIAMRDLDIRGAGNLLGGEQSGFMAEIGFETYQKILDEAIRELKRTQFKELFKEEISKQDDFVSDCTIDTDLEILIPDDYVESITERLSLYQRLDNSESETELAEMYTELQDRFGPVPEPVNDLFETIKCRKLAVDLGFEKMTLKNETLRCHFINRPDSPYFEADVFQKIIQYVQTGTNKARLKQTGRLFLLVAEPIPSMKSLYDFLKDMHTFCLTAAAAY; encoded by the coding sequence GTGTTGAAGAATTTTTATAGTGATGACCCCCGCTGTTTACAACTAGCGAAGGACCTCTCCTTGCTTCAACCCGCGCAACTGGCGCTTTCCGGTGTGCATGGAAGTGCCTCCCAGTTTATTGTGGGCGCCTGTATGGCACAAACGCCGGCACTTAACCACCTAGTCATTCTCAATGAACCGGAAGACGCGGCTTATTTCCAGAACAGCCTGGAAAACATTACGGGCGCACTCGATATTTTTTACTTTCCGTCTTCCTTCAAAACCACGAAAAATTACCGGCTGCTCAATGCATCGCATGTAATGTTACGCACGGAAGCACTGACCAAACTGGCCGGCGGCGGAAATAAAAAGGTGTTGGTAACTTACGCCGACGCCATCTTTGAAAAAGTAGTGATATCCTCCACACTGGCTGAAAATATCATCCACCTGAAAACGGCTGACCCGCTGAACGTAGAGGAATTGCTGCTAAAGCTGGACCGGTATGGCTTTCAACGCAGTGATTTCGTATATGAACCAGGACAATTTGCCCTGCGCGGAGGAATCCTGGATATTTACTCCTATGGAAACGACAAACCCTACCGGATTGAATTGTTTGGAAATGATATAGACTCGATCCGCATCATTGACCCTGAAACTCAGCTGAGTGAGCGCAAATTACTACAGGTATCCATTATTCCGAATGTGGATACCCAGTTTGCCAAAGAGGAGCATGTATCCCTTTTTGATTTTTTACCGGAAAATACCGCGGTTTGGGTGCAGGACGCTTCTCTATGCAGGGAACGGTTAAAAGACAATGCCGCAGAACTGGCCCATTTCCTCGAACTGCAGGAAACGGGAAACGAGCGGCAGGAAGAGCTCCGGGAGGATAAGCTGATCAAAAAGAATGTCAGCAGCAGCGATTTTATAACAGCGCAGGATTTTGAAACCGCGCTGGCTGCAAGACCCGTGGTACACCTGGAGCAGCTGCCCGCATCGGTGACCCGGGAATACGCATTCAATACCCGGGAACAACCGGCCTTTAACCGGCAATTTGAGTTGCTGATCAAAGACCTGAAAGCACATGAAGCAAAAGGCTTTGCCCTGTATATTTTTTCGGAGAACCCCAAACAGCTGCAACGCCTGCAGTCGATTTTCGACGACCAGGATGCCAGCCTGGTGTTTAACCCCGTTTCTGCGGCCATCCACCTGGGCTTTACGGATGAAGATCTTAAGATTCTCTGCTATACGGACCACGAGATCTTCCAGCGCTATCATAAATATCGTGTCAAACAGGCCTATAATAAAAATAAGGCCATCACCCTGCGCACCTTAAGGGAACTGCAACCGGGCGACTTTGTTACACATATCGACCATGGTGTGGGTGTGTACAGCGGCTTGCAGAAGATGGATGTGAACGGGAAAACCCAGGAAGCCGTCCGCATTATTTATAAGGATAAAGATGTATTGTATGTCAACATCAATTCCCTGCATAAAATTTCCAAGTACACCGGCAAGGACGGCAGCGTGCCCAAGGTAAACAAGCTGGGCAGCGATGCCTGGACGCGGTTAAAGGAAAAAACCAAGGCCCGGGTAAAAGAGATCGCCTTCGACCTGATTAAGTTATATGCACAGCGCAAAGCGCAGAAGGGCTTTGCACATACGCCGGATAATTACCTGCAAACCGAACTGGAAGCTTCCTTTATTTACGAAGACACGCCCGACCAAAGCAAGGCTTCGGCGGATGTAAAGAAAGACATGGAATCGGAATCGCCCATGGACCGGCTGGTATGCGGTGACGTGGGCTTTGGAAAAACGGAGATCGCCATCCGCGCCGCTTTTAAGACCTGTGTAGACGGCAAGCAGGCCGCCGTACTGGTGCCTACAACCATCCTGGCCTTTCAGCATTATAAAACCTTTAGCGACCGGTTAAAAGAATTTCCGGTAACGGTGGATTACCTCAACCGGTTTAAATCGGCCAAAGAAAAAAAAGAAACCCTCAAAAAACTGGAAGAAGGCAAGATCGATATCCTGGTAGGTACCCACGGGCTGCTGGGAAAAGAGGTAAAGTTTAAAGACCTGGGTATACTGGTGATTGACGAGGAGCAAAAATTTGGCGTGGCCCATAAAGAAAAAATAAAAGTGTTGCGCAATACGGTGGATTGTTTAACCCTTACGGCAACACCCATTCCCCGGACTCTGCAGTTCTCCCTGATGGGTGCCCGGGATTTGAGTATTATCAATACACCGCCGCCCAACCGCCAGCCCATCCAAACCGAAGTGCTGGTATATAATGAAGATGCCATCCGCGACGCCATTTATTTTGAAACAGAGCGGGGCGGACAGGTTTTCTTTATCCACAACCGGGTGGCCGGACTGAGTGAAATGGCTACGTTGATCCAAGGCCTTTGTCCGGATCTTTCCATCAGCTATGCACATGGCCAGATGGAAGGCGCCAAACTCGAAGAAAAAATACTGGACTTTATTGATCACCGCTACGATGTGCTGGTATGTACCAATATCGTGGAAAGCGGTGTAGATATTCCGAATGTGAATACCATTATCATCAATAATGCCCATCATTTCGGGCTTAGCGACCTGCACCAGTTGCGGGGCCGCGTGGGCCGGAGCAATAAAAAAGCATTCTGTTATTTACTGGCACCGCCCATGAGCACCCTGCCCGCCGATTCGCGCAAACGCCTGCAAACCCTGGAGCAGCACAGTGAACTGGGCAGCGGCTTCCAGATCGCTATGCGCGACCTCGACATCCGCGGGGCGGGCAACCTGCTGGGCGGTGAGCAAAGCGGATTCATGGCCGAAATCGGTTTTGAAACCTATCAAAAGATTCTGGATGAAGCCATCCGCGAATTAAAACGTACCCAATTCAAAGAACTGTTTAAAGAAGAGATCAGCAAACAGGATGACTTTGTGAGCGATTGCACCATCGATACCGACCTGGAGATCCTGATCCCGGATGATTACGTGGAAAGCATCACCGAACGCCTTTCATTGTACCAGCGCCTGGACAACAGCGAATCGGAGACAGAACTGGCGGAAATGTATACTGAATTACAGGACCGTTTTGGGCCAGTTCCAGAGCCGGTAAATGACCTTTTCGAAACCATTAAATGCCGGAAACTGGCCGTAGACCTGGGCTTTGAGAAAATGACCCTTAAGAACGAAACTCTGCGTTGCCATTTCATCAACCGGCCGGATTCGCCTTATTTTGAAGCGGATGTTTTCCAGAAGATCATCCAGTATGTACAAACAGGTACCAATAAGGCCCGTTTAAAACAAACCGGGCGGCTGTTTTTGCTGGTAGCCGAACCCATCCCCTCCATGAAATCGCTCTATGATTTTCTGAAAGACATGCATACCTTTTGTTTGACGGCCGCGGCTGCTTATTGA
- a CDS encoding AraC family transcriptional regulator, producing MKYILVFCTSGQLHLKVDEKDFSLNKGEVITITSGQVHQFSRIQECSGFVLEFTLDFFCKDDKDIELIFHNGLFCHFAMNEIIAVDTPVVEEQLNHIQTELAAQPYQYFISIHSRIKLILVAINRAKVNRGDEIWKPDALFLKFLEAVRNNFEHNYPLSQFAEMLGTTEIKLNELAKLHAGKTAQHVIYGLIASEAKRLLTYENLSVKEVAYKLGFNDPFYFSNFFKRHTMYAPKFYQEKYAL from the coding sequence ATGAAATACATTCTGGTATTTTGTACATCCGGACAACTTCACCTGAAGGTTGATGAAAAAGACTTCTCATTGAACAAAGGGGAAGTCATAACCATCACCTCGGGCCAGGTACACCAGTTCAGCCGGATACAGGAATGCTCCGGTTTTGTCCTTGAATTTACACTTGATTTTTTCTGCAAGGATGATAAAGATATTGAACTCATTTTCCATAATGGATTGTTCTGCCATTTCGCTATGAATGAGATCATTGCTGTTGATACGCCTGTTGTTGAAGAGCAATTAAACCACATACAGACTGAATTGGCGGCACAGCCGTATCAGTATTTCATTTCCATTCACAGCCGTATAAAACTGATATTGGTGGCCATCAACCGGGCAAAAGTGAATCGGGGCGATGAGATCTGGAAACCGGACGCCCTTTTCCTGAAGTTTTTAGAAGCTGTCAGAAATAATTTTGAACACAATTATCCCTTGTCACAGTTTGCGGAAATGCTGGGTACAACGGAAATCAAATTAAATGAACTGGCCAAACTGCATGCCGGCAAAACGGCACAACATGTGATCTATGGGCTTATTGCTTCGGAAGCAAAGCGGCTGCTGACCTACGAAAACTTATCCGTAAAAGAAGTTGCCTATAAGCTGGGATTCAATGATCCTTTCTATTTTTCGAACTTTTTCAAAAGGCATACAATGTATGCTCCCAAATTTTACCAGGAGAAGTACGCATTGTAA
- a CDS encoding DoxX family protein: MKKYQEIAAILLRLCLAAGFLSAVASRLGYWGHHSSGWSNFIIYTEQVNSFVPKRAAGLIAVVSTITETTLGLLLIFGYKTRYAAIATALLTLAFAIAMSWSFGIKEALDYSVFAFSMGAFLLATLPHHKWSIDQLLK, translated from the coding sequence ATGAAAAAGTATCAGGAAATCGCCGCCATTTTGCTCCGTCTGTGTTTAGCCGCAGGATTTTTATCCGCCGTAGCCAGCAGGCTTGGGTATTGGGGGCACCATTCATCGGGGTGGAGTAATTTTATAATCTATACAGAGCAGGTCAATTCATTTGTTCCCAAGCGTGCAGCCGGCCTCATTGCTGTTGTGAGCACCATAACTGAAACAACGCTGGGGCTGCTCCTAATTTTTGGGTATAAGACCCGGTATGCGGCAATTGCCACCGCGCTTTTAACACTTGCATTTGCAATAGCCATGTCTTGGTCATTTGGCATAAAAGAGGCATTGGATTACTCGGTATTTGCATTCAGCATGGGGGCATTTTTGCTGGCAACCCTACCACATCATAAATGGAGCATTGACCAATTATTAAAATAA
- a CDS encoding cupin domain-containing protein, with amino-acid sequence MKSTNISDYIVRNSKEWQPLIEKGVHYHGISVVSLHYDETKQRSTTILLKFDPGAAYPYHNHPGGEEIYVLKGEVILEDTTLYQGDYLYTPPGFKHSVTTKTGCILLFIIPEEVELLN; translated from the coding sequence ATGAAAAGTACAAACATTTCCGATTACATTGTTAGGAACAGTAAGGAATGGCAGCCACTGATTGAAAAGGGCGTTCATTACCATGGTATTTCTGTTGTATCGCTGCATTATGATGAAACAAAACAACGGTCTACAACCATACTGCTTAAGTTTGATCCTGGTGCTGCATATCCCTACCACAATCATCCCGGAGGAGAAGAAATATATGTATTAAAGGGAGAAGTCATCCTGGAAGATACCACCCTGTATCAGGGCGATTATTTATACACACCTCCCGGCTTCAAACATTCCGTCACCACAAAAACGGGGTGTATCCTGCTGTTTATTATTCCCGAAGAAGTGGAACTTTTAAACTGA
- a CDS encoding NmrA family NAD(P)-binding protein, with protein sequence MKVTVTGSLGNISRVLIEKLVAAKHEVAVVSSDPARAETIQQLGAVPMIGSVEDYGFIKKAFEGSEAAYLMIPPSFQATDLKQYIKRVGEQYARALAETGVRYAVNLSSIGAHLETGLGPTGSNFYVEQQLNKLKEVHVLHLRPGMFLTNFYGAIPMMKHQNILGNNFGGFVRLPLTHPKDIAEAAFKALDERFITGKQIQYIVSDEKNGFEIAQLLGQAVGKPDVQWVAFPDAQLLGALMENGFSEQMASVYMVEIGIALRDGSFMEDYNKNKELSVSGTSLNDFAKEFAMAYQFSN encoded by the coding sequence ATGAAAGTAACAGTAACAGGATCTTTAGGAAACATTAGCCGGGTGCTCATTGAAAAACTGGTAGCAGCCAAACACGAAGTGGCGGTGGTGAGCTCTGACCCTGCAAGGGCGGAGACGATTCAGCAACTGGGAGCTGTTCCGATGATCGGATCGGTTGAAGATTATGGGTTTATCAAAAAGGCATTTGAAGGAAGCGAAGCGGCATACCTGATGATACCGCCCAGTTTCCAGGCAACGGATCTGAAGCAGTACATCAAAAGGGTGGGCGAACAATATGCCCGGGCGCTGGCGGAAACTGGTGTTCGGTATGCCGTTAACCTGAGTAGTATCGGCGCACATCTTGAAACCGGTTTAGGTCCAACCGGCTCTAATTTTTATGTGGAACAACAACTCAACAAATTGAAGGAGGTACATGTATTGCACCTACGCCCGGGCATGTTCCTTACTAATTTTTATGGAGCCATTCCGATGATGAAGCACCAGAATATATTGGGGAATAATTTTGGAGGGTTTGTCCGCTTACCGCTTACACATCCAAAGGATATTGCAGAAGCAGCATTCAAAGCGCTGGATGAGCGGTTCATTACCGGCAAACAAATTCAATACATCGTCAGCGATGAAAAAAACGGTTTTGAAATTGCACAGCTGCTGGGCCAGGCTGTGGGCAAACCGGATGTACAATGGGTAGCGTTTCCGGATGCACAGCTTTTGGGTGCGTTGATGGAGAATGGCTTTTCGGAGCAGATGGCCAGCGTGTATATGGTTGAAATCGGTATTGCGTTGCGTGACGGCAGCTTTATGGAAGACTATAATAAAAACAAAGAATTGTCCGTTAGCGGAACCAGTTTGAATGATTTTGCTAAAGAGTTTGCAATGGCGTATCAGTTTAGCAATTAA
- a CDS encoding winged helix-turn-helix transcriptional regulator yields the protein MTAIKATSVIQENKSNAFVACPVTFVMERIGGYWKPIILFNLLTGTKRYSELKRSIPSITEKVLIQHLKQLETDGLIIRTSKPVIPPYVTYALSKQGKALRPVLYAMAEWAVSNGGRQSKQFQKQMADFPKA from the coding sequence ATGACAGCGATAAAAGCAACTTCAGTAATACAGGAAAATAAGAGCAATGCCTTTGTTGCCTGCCCTGTAACCTTTGTAATGGAACGTATCGGCGGATACTGGAAGCCCATTATTTTATTTAATTTACTCACCGGCACCAAACGATACAGCGAACTGAAACGGTCGATTCCGTCCATCACGGAAAAAGTATTGATACAACACCTGAAACAGCTGGAAACAGACGGCCTGATCATAAGAACCTCAAAACCGGTGATACCACCCTATGTAACCTATGCACTTTCAAAACAGGGCAAAGCATTAAGACCGGTGTTGTACGCCATGGCGGAGTGGGCCGTAAGCAATGGCGGAAGACAATCGAAACAATTTCAAAAACAGATGGCGGACTTTCCCAAAGCCTAA
- a CDS encoding methyltransferase family protein, which yields MDTSIPRIPPPVYFLLSLIAMLLLHTYLPVAYWLHAPWKYLGIIILVGGFALSAGSAILFRKSGTHLRPGARATFVVIRGPFRYTRNPMYSGLVIMLMGLAILLGTVSPLFVIPLFFLFLHTQFVLREEKWMEQWFGETYLKYKNNTPRWFI from the coding sequence ATGGATACTTCAATTCCCCGTATACCGCCTCCCGTTTATTTTCTTTTATCGCTGATTGCGATGCTCCTGCTGCATACATATTTGCCGGTCGCATACTGGTTACATGCACCCTGGAAATACCTGGGCATCATCATACTGGTGGGCGGCTTTGCGCTGAGCGCCGGAAGTGCGATTTTGTTCCGGAAGTCGGGCACCCATCTCCGGCCGGGCGCCCGCGCAACATTCGTTGTAATCCGGGGTCCGTTCCGGTATACCAGGAACCCGATGTATTCAGGTCTTGTTATCATGCTTATGGGTCTCGCCATTCTTTTAGGCACCGTTTCGCCGCTGTTTGTGATTCCGCTGTTTTTTCTCTTCCTGCATACGCAATTTGTACTCAGGGAGGAAAAATGGATGGAGCAATGGTTTGGCGAAACCTATTTGAAATATAAGAACAATACTCCCAGGTGGTTTATATAG
- a CDS encoding class I SAM-dependent methyltransferase: MNPNKALWEKGDFTRIAATMRKSGEDLASRMGVARGMKVLDLGGGDGTTAIPLARTGANVTVIDIAANLVQAGNTRAKEESLTNCVFREGDATDLSDVPDASFDTTVSIFGAMFAPRPFEVAKEMVRVTKPGGKIIMGNWIPGDPTLVAQLLKISSAYTPPPPEGFISPVTWGLEDHIIDRFGQAGIPRQQISFSREPWTFSAPFSPIEFVAVFRDFYGPTMNAFEAAEKSNRSAELQRELEELFTAQNKSGTSDQTAITATYLLVTVKR, encoded by the coding sequence ATGAATCCGAATAAAGCTTTATGGGAAAAGGGCGATTTCACCCGCATTGCAGCAACCATGCGTAAAAGCGGGGAAGATCTGGCATCCAGGATGGGTGTTGCCAGGGGCATGAAGGTACTGGACCTGGGGGGCGGCGATGGCACCACGGCCATACCGCTGGCCAGGACGGGGGCCAATGTAACCGTTATTGATATTGCAGCCAACCTGGTTCAGGCCGGTAATACCCGCGCAAAAGAAGAAAGTCTTACAAACTGCGTGTTCCGGGAAGGAGATGCCACGGATTTAAGCGATGTGCCCGACGCTTCGTTTGATACCACCGTAAGCATATTCGGGGCTATGTTTGCCCCCAGGCCTTTTGAGGTAGCCAAAGAAATGGTACGCGTCACAAAACCCGGCGGAAAAATCATCATGGGCAATTGGATACCCGGAGACCCTACATTAGTGGCGCAACTGTTAAAAATCAGTTCGGCCTACACGCCGCCACCGCCGGAGGGCTTTATCAGCCCAGTGACCTGGGGCCTTGAGGATCACATTATCGATCGTTTTGGACAGGCAGGTATTCCCAGGCAACAAATCAGTTTCAGCAGGGAACCCTGGACTTTTAGCGCCCCCTTTAGTCCCATTGAATTTGTTGCGGTGTTCCGGGATTTTTATGGCCCCACGATGAATGCCTTTGAAGCAGCGGAAAAAAGCAACCGGTCTGCGGAACTGCAGCGGGAACTGGAGGAGCTGTTTACCGCTCAAAACAAAAGCGGAACGTCAGATCAAACGGCAATCACCGCTACCTATCTGCTGGTAACGGTAAAGCGCTGA
- a CDS encoding 3-keto-disaccharide hydrolase, producing the protein MPQHITPCLFLFCGILLLTAACTDTQTDNRLTKEEKAQGWTLLFDGTSAAGWHLYNKKNTTAGWIARDGALAVDTVNKTEVNDLVSDKAYTNFDLQFEWKLSKNGNSGVFINVQERPDLTTAWASGPEYQLLDPAHADNAHPVKKAGALFALDAQKNPAVARPAGAWNQSRIKQVNGKVEFYLNGVLTVQEDFTTPSWQDSVKRTHFKNFPEFGKHTSGHIALQDWASGVAFRNIKIKEL; encoded by the coding sequence ATGCCCCAACATATAACTCCCTGCCTGTTTCTGTTTTGCGGTATACTCCTGCTGACGGCTGCCTGTACAGATACCCAAACGGATAACCGGTTAACAAAGGAAGAAAAAGCACAGGGCTGGACCTTGCTGTTTGACGGAACTTCTGCCGCCGGCTGGCATCTGTATAACAAAAAGAACACCACCGCGGGCTGGATCGCCAGGGATGGAGCACTGGCCGTGGATACGGTTAATAAAACAGAAGTCAACGACCTGGTATCTGATAAAGCCTATACCAATTTCGATTTGCAGTTTGAATGGAAACTGTCAAAAAACGGGAACAGCGGGGTATTTATCAATGTGCAGGAGCGCCCGGATCTGACCACCGCCTGGGCTTCCGGTCCCGAGTATCAACTGCTGGACCCTGCACATGCAGACAATGCCCATCCGGTTAAAAAAGCCGGGGCCCTTTTTGCACTGGATGCACAAAAGAATCCTGCGGTAGCCCGGCCGGCGGGTGCATGGAACCAGTCCCGTATTAAACAGGTAAATGGGAAAGTAGAATTTTATCTGAACGGGGTATTAACCGTGCAGGAAGATTTTACGACTCCTTCCTGGCAGGATTCCGTCAAACGTACCCATTTTAAAAATTTCCCCGAATTCGGGAAGCATACCAGCGGCCATATTGCCCTGCAGGACTGGGCCAGCGGTGTGGCATTCCGGAATATAAAGATTAAGGAACTATAG
- a CDS encoding c-type cytochrome has protein sequence MRYKKISIAFTLILLIIMAGSSYSLYRPPHNLKVLPQDITHERLDSIMESYNKALGVKCNFCHAKRKDSDRLDFASDENPAKEVARNMLRMTIDINKNYFRTDSVIHPAYLNTVTCNTCHKGDAYPEH, from the coding sequence ATGAGATATAAAAAGATCTCCATCGCATTTACGTTGATTCTTTTAATAATTATGGCAGGCTCCTCGTATTCGTTGTACCGCCCGCCGCATAACCTGAAAGTGCTGCCCCAGGATATTACGCATGAGCGCCTGGATAGCATTATGGAATCTTATAATAAGGCATTGGGAGTAAAATGCAATTTTTGCCATGCTAAAAGAAAGGATTCGGACCGGCTGGATTTTGCTTCGGACGAAAACCCCGCCAAAGAGGTGGCCCGGAACATGCTGCGGATGACAATTGACATCAATAAAAATTATTTTCGTACCGATTCGGTGATCCACCCGGCCTATTTAAATACCGTTACCTGTAATACCTGTCATAAGGGAGATGCCTATCCGGAACACTAG
- a CDS encoding 2-oxoacid:ferredoxin oxidoreductase subunit beta yields the protein MSEVLTPALTAKDFATDQEVRWCPGCGDYSILAQVQRVMPGLGIPKENIVFISGIGCSSRFPYYMNTYGMHSIHGRATAIASGLKAARPELSIWIVTGDGDGLSIGGNHTIHLLRRNFDVNVLLFNNQIYGLTKGQYSPTSEENKITKSTPFGSIDHPFNPLALALGADASFVARTMDRDPKHLQAMLIRTHQHKGASFLEIYQNCNIFNDGAFEVFTEKGSKAEETIFVEHGKPLVFGAEGKKGIRLDGFKPQVVTLGEEYSADDLWIHDEKDIFKAQLLTRIFDNPALEGHLPRPFGVFYETDRPCYEEMMALQLEDAKARKAPDLDALLRGREVWTIQ from the coding sequence ATGTCCGAAGTTTTAACTCCCGCCTTAACAGCCAAGGATTTTGCAACCGACCAGGAAGTACGCTGGTGTCCAGGCTGTGGCGATTATTCTATATTAGCACAGGTGCAACGTGTAATGCCGGGTTTGGGTATTCCCAAAGAAAATATTGTGTTCATCTCCGGTATCGGGTGCAGCAGCCGTTTTCCCTATTATATGAACACATATGGCATGCACTCGATCCATGGCCGCGCCACAGCTATTGCATCCGGGCTTAAAGCTGCACGCCCGGAACTCAGTATCTGGATTGTTACCGGCGATGGAGACGGCCTCAGCATCGGCGGTAACCATACCATCCATTTGTTACGGAGAAATTTCGACGTAAATGTATTGCTGTTCAACAACCAGATCTATGGATTGACCAAGGGACAGTACTCTCCTACCTCAGAAGAAAACAAGATTACCAAATCGACACCCTTTGGCAGCATCGATCATCCGTTTAATCCCCTGGCCCTGGCCTTGGGAGCCGACGCCAGTTTTGTAGCACGTACCATGGACCGTGATCCCAAACACCTGCAGGCCATGCTGATACGCACGCACCAGCATAAAGGTGCTTCCTTCCTGGAAATTTACCAGAACTGTAATATCTTCAACGACGGTGCTTTTGAAGTGTTTACAGAAAAAGGTTCCAAGGCAGAAGAAACCATCTTTGTAGAGCATGGAAAACCCCTGGTCTTTGGTGCAGAAGGAAAAAAAGGAATCCGGCTGGATGGGTTTAAACCACAGGTGGTTACCCTGGGTGAAGAATACAGCGCAGATGATTTGTGGATACACGACGAAAAAGACATTTTTAAAGCACAACTGCTCACCCGTATTTTCGACAACCCGGCACTGGAAGGGCACCTGCCCCGGCCATTTGGCGTGTTCTATGAAACAGATCGGCCCTGTTATGAAGAAATGATGGCCCTGCAGCTGGAAGATGCCAAAGCACGCAAGGCACCCGACCTGGATGCACTGTTGCGCGGCAGGGAAGTTTGGACAATACAGTAA